One region of Marivirga arenosa genomic DNA includes:
- a CDS encoding class I SAM-dependent rRNA methyltransferase, translated as MQNEFPTITLKKGKEKSLERFHPWIFSGAIYPVPNEVEEGDLVNIQTKDKRFIGIGYYQVGSIAVRMLTFRDEPIDDNFWSKKLNSAIELRKTAALWANEDTNVFRLVHGEGDGFPGLIVDYYDGCVVFQAHTVGMYRIKDTFLRVLKELLGDQLKSVYDKSAHTLPFKAELETKDSFVYGEEKEEWLVKEYGNTFNINVVTGQKTGFFIDQRENRKLLEKYSAGKKVCNTFCYSGGFSIFALQANAELVHSVDSSQGAIDLTDQNVAINFPEAQNHQSFTADVFNFLNDMPEEYDVIVLDPPAFAKHRKVLKNGLNGYRTINEKAMKNMKSGGVLFTFSCSQVVSQEQFRTVVFSAAARAGREVQILHQLHQPADHPINIFHPEGEYLKGLVLRIV; from the coding sequence ATGCAAAACGAATTTCCCACCATCACCTTAAAAAAAGGAAAAGAAAAATCATTGGAACGTTTTCATCCCTGGATTTTCTCAGGTGCGATTTATCCGGTTCCTAATGAAGTTGAAGAAGGAGATTTAGTCAATATTCAAACAAAGGATAAGCGATTTATTGGAATTGGGTATTATCAGGTAGGCTCTATAGCCGTTAGAATGCTAACTTTTAGGGATGAGCCAATTGATGATAATTTCTGGTCTAAAAAGCTTAATTCAGCAATAGAGTTAAGAAAAACTGCAGCATTGTGGGCTAATGAAGATACCAATGTCTTCCGTTTAGTTCATGGAGAAGGTGATGGCTTCCCAGGCTTAATTGTTGATTATTATGATGGTTGTGTAGTCTTCCAGGCCCATACAGTGGGCATGTATCGCATCAAGGATACTTTTTTAAGAGTTTTAAAAGAACTATTAGGTGATCAATTAAAATCTGTGTACGATAAAAGTGCTCACACTTTACCTTTTAAAGCTGAATTGGAAACAAAAGACAGTTTCGTTTACGGTGAAGAAAAAGAAGAGTGGTTAGTAAAAGAATATGGAAATACTTTTAATATAAATGTAGTTACAGGTCAAAAAACGGGTTTTTTTATTGATCAGCGAGAAAATCGTAAACTATTAGAAAAATACAGTGCTGGTAAAAAAGTTTGTAATACATTCTGCTATTCTGGTGGCTTCTCAATCTTTGCTTTGCAGGCTAATGCGGAATTAGTGCATAGTGTGGATAGTTCCCAAGGAGCGATAGATCTAACTGATCAAAACGTAGCAATAAATTTTCCAGAGGCTCAAAATCACCAATCCTTTACTGCAGATGTTTTCAATTTTCTGAATGACATGCCAGAAGAGTATGATGTAATTGTTTTGGATCCTCCGGCTTTTGCCAAACACCGAAAAGTATTGAAAAATGGCTTAAATGGCTATAGAACCATTAATGAGAAGGCCATGAAAAATATGAAATCTGGTGGAGTTCTTTTTACTTTTAGTTGTTCTCAGGTAGTAAGTCAAGAACAGTTTAGAACGGTTGTTTTTTCTGCAGCCGCAAGAGCAGGTAGAGAAGTTCAGATTTTACATCAGCTTCACCAACCAGCAGATCACCCCATAAATATTTTCCATCCTGAAGGTGAATATCTAAAAGGCCTGGTGTTGAGAATCGTCTAG
- a CDS encoding aspartate kinase, with the protein MQYFFVLPLNYEKIAAYFANPYKNKCMQVFKFGGASIKSADAVRNMVEILKRFPDEKILIVVSAMGKTTNALEEILHLKLKKLSTKAAIQKLYDDHANIVNSLFDDHASEPLEFLQSIFEELENSLEKIDINHYDQSYDSIISYGEIISSNLLLKYLELKEFSITKVNAYKLVRTDDTFRDASVNWIKTKETISEKVKNEFTNHQLLITQGFLGGTEEGQITTLGREGSDFSAAIFAYSLNAKAVTIWKDVPGILNADPKKIQDAVLYQELSYKEAAEMTYYGASVIHPKTIKPLANAGIPMHVRSFSKADKGGTIIHDCKVIHEIPCIIIKEKQSLISFQLNDFTFITESLIGKIFDSLNKHHIKINMMQNTAISFSICVNDDLHRLDQLMSELKNDFSILYNTGLELITIKNFNESLIDRMIHKKEIYLEQRTRKNYQVVVKSLESR; encoded by the coding sequence ATGCAATATTTTTTTGTATTGCCGCTAAATTATGAAAAAATTGCAGCTTATTTTGCCAATCCATATAAAAACAAATGTATGCAAGTATTTAAATTTGGTGGTGCTTCCATAAAAAGTGCAGACGCAGTTCGCAATATGGTAGAAATCCTAAAAAGATTTCCTGATGAAAAAATCCTTATTGTAGTTTCTGCTATGGGTAAAACCACCAATGCACTGGAAGAAATACTTCATTTAAAACTTAAAAAACTATCAACTAAAGCAGCTATTCAAAAACTTTATGACGATCATGCTAATATCGTCAATTCATTATTTGATGATCATGCATCTGAACCTTTAGAATTTCTTCAAAGCATTTTTGAGGAATTAGAAAATAGCCTGGAAAAAATTGACATAAACCATTATGATCAATCGTACGATAGTATTATTTCATATGGCGAAATCATCTCTTCGAATTTATTATTAAAATATTTAGAGCTAAAGGAATTCTCTATTACTAAAGTAAATGCTTATAAGTTAGTGAGAACGGATGATACTTTTCGAGATGCCTCTGTAAACTGGATAAAAACTAAAGAAACAATTTCTGAAAAAGTTAAAAATGAATTTACAAATCATCAACTATTAATTACTCAAGGATTTTTAGGCGGCACTGAAGAAGGACAAATAACTACCCTAGGACGTGAGGGTTCAGACTTTAGCGCAGCCATATTTGCTTATTCTCTAAATGCTAAAGCGGTAACAATCTGGAAAGATGTTCCTGGTATCTTAAATGCTGATCCTAAAAAAATTCAGGATGCGGTATTGTATCAAGAACTTTCATACAAAGAAGCGGCTGAAATGACGTATTATGGCGCTTCAGTGATCCATCCTAAAACAATTAAGCCTTTGGCAAATGCTGGAATCCCTATGCACGTTAGGTCATTTAGTAAAGCTGATAAAGGAGGAACAATCATTCATGATTGCAAAGTAATTCACGAAATCCCTTGTATAATAATTAAGGAAAAACAAAGCCTAATTAGCTTTCAATTGAATGATTTTACCTTTATTACAGAATCACTTATTGGTAAAATCTTCGATTCTCTAAACAAGCATCATATCAAAATAAATATGATGCAAAACACTGCTATTTCATTCTCAATTTGTGTGAATGATGATTTGCATCGCTTAGATCAACTCATGAGTGAACTAAAAAATGACTTTTCAATCCTTTATAATACAGGCTTAGAATTGATCACGATTAAAAACTTCAATGAAAGTCTTATAGACAGAATGATTCACAAGAAGGAAATATACCTCGAACAAAGAACTAGAAAGAACTATCAAGTAGTGGTAAAGAGCCTAGAATCTAGATAA
- the fbp gene encoding class 1 fructose-bisphosphatase — protein MQTKLATSVGITLDRFIKKKQNDFAFASGELSQLLRDIALAGKIIDREVNRAGLINISGAYGTENVQGEEQQKLDVIANIRFIRALKNGGEVCAIVSEEDDEILDLNNEDGRYIVAMDPLDGSSNIDVNVSIGTIFSIFRRVSPVGSKVTKEDVLQKGSEQVAAGYLLYGSSTMLVYTTGRGVNGFTYDPSLGEFFLSHADMKIPEDGKIYSINEGGYRSFEPKVQKYIENCKDKKYTARYIGSLVADFHRNLLKGGIYIYPSTEKAPNGKLRLNYECNALAMICEQAGGLATDGEKRILDIQPDSLHQRVPFYVGSKKMVEDAMS, from the coding sequence ATGCAAACTAAATTAGCCACCTCCGTTGGTATCACTTTAGACAGATTTATTAAGAAAAAACAAAATGATTTTGCCTTTGCATCAGGTGAACTTTCTCAACTTTTAAGAGATATAGCCCTAGCTGGAAAAATCATTGACAGAGAAGTTAATAGAGCGGGCTTAATTAATATTAGCGGTGCTTACGGAACTGAAAATGTTCAAGGTGAAGAACAACAAAAACTAGATGTTATTGCTAATATCCGTTTTATCCGTGCCTTGAAAAATGGTGGTGAAGTTTGTGCTATTGTATCTGAAGAAGATGATGAAATCTTAGATCTTAATAATGAAGATGGAAGGTATATTGTAGCGATGGATCCTCTGGATGGTTCTTCTAATATTGATGTTAATGTTTCTATTGGTACAATCTTCTCTATTTTCCGAAGAGTTTCTCCTGTTGGGAGTAAGGTAACCAAGGAAGATGTTTTACAAAAAGGATCTGAGCAAGTTGCGGCAGGATATTTATTGTATGGTTCTTCTACCATGTTAGTGTATACGACTGGTCGGGGTGTGAATGGTTTTACTTATGATCCTTCATTAGGCGAGTTTTTTCTTTCGCATGCTGATATGAAAATACCAGAGGATGGAAAAATTTATTCTATTAATGAAGGAGGCTATAGGAGTTTCGAACCTAAAGTTCAGAAATACATAGAAAACTGTAAAGATAAAAAGTATACAGCTCGTTATATAGGTTCTTTAGTAGCTGATTTCCACAGAAACTTATTGAAAGGAGGGATTTATATTTATCCTTCAACCGAGAAAGCACCAAATGGTAAGCTTAGGCTAAATTATGAATGCAATGCTTTAGCCATGATTTGTGAGCAAGCAGGTGGTTTAGCTACTGATGGAGAAAAAAGAATTTTAGATATACAACCTGATTCACTACATCAAAGAGTTCCTTTTTATGTAGGATCTAAGAAAATGGTGGAGGATGCGATGAGCTAA
- a CDS encoding OmpA family protein has protein sequence MIYKIRFFFVLLLTVTIGSQLKAQEANPDMAKEYLLIAEEILKETRVLTQALDMYKLAADADPNSVEANFKTGDTYLQTTEKAKATQYLLRAYQLDSDYKFDMLYKIGQAYQYGYEFDNAIEYYNKYKQKLESNTGYNGSDLKPMNEVVRRIDECNTGKKLMADPVNYSIKNAGTAINSMALDYAPVVNADETIMIFTSRRGPDQGNLNENVFDDNFYYEDIFISRKSGGEWQPAENIGPVVNTKYHDSNFGFSPDGKTLYIYSDEGNGDIYFTNNLSEDTWSEPIALSDNINSSGYNEKSVSQTADGNTLFFASNRPGGFGGFDIYYSTKNKKGEWGPSKNIGNVINTEGDEDGTFITFDGKTLYFSSTGHNGMGGFDIFKSEYDSASSQWSNPENLGYPLNTPDDDIYFVMTKDGKTGYYATVREEGMGYNDIYRVKIGGAEDDSDKKLESKTANVDEGEEKEKEQIVEKVEVKETPEEKPTTGAPVKLMVRVLDAGNGQPIDANVKLKGQEDNINVPAESKDNGIYTYVIVREEPTNFMLSAEKQGYIFANKRISIPASTAEEQVVRQTLRLSKPEVGTSKTLRNIFFEFGKATFTTESYEELNKMVSFMEANPQVNVEIAGHTDNVGAASFNKKLSQLRANKVVDYLTDKGIDRRRLNATGYGEERPIVSNDDEVMGREINRRVEFIVKE, from the coding sequence ATGATATATAAAATTAGATTCTTTTTTGTTTTACTTTTAACTGTAACTATTGGCTCGCAGCTGAAAGCACAAGAGGCTAATCCTGATATGGCCAAGGAGTATTTGTTGATAGCAGAAGAAATTTTGAAGGAAACACGTGTGCTAACTCAGGCTTTGGATATGTATAAATTAGCTGCCGATGCTGATCCGAATAGTGTAGAAGCAAACTTCAAAACTGGAGATACATACCTGCAAACTACCGAAAAAGCTAAGGCAACTCAATATTTGTTACGTGCCTATCAACTTGATTCGGATTATAAATTTGACATGCTTTACAAGATAGGCCAAGCTTATCAATATGGATATGAATTTGATAATGCTATTGAATACTACAATAAATACAAACAGAAGCTTGAAAGTAATACGGGTTACAATGGTTCGGATTTAAAACCCATGAATGAAGTAGTTAGGCGCATTGATGAATGTAATACGGGTAAAAAATTGATGGCGGATCCGGTTAACTATTCCATTAAAAATGCTGGTACAGCCATTAATTCAATGGCTTTAGATTATGCCCCAGTGGTAAATGCTGATGAAACCATCATGATTTTCACATCTCGTAGAGGACCTGATCAGGGAAACTTAAACGAAAACGTATTTGATGATAACTTCTATTATGAAGATATTTTTATTTCAAGGAAATCAGGAGGAGAATGGCAGCCAGCTGAAAACATTGGTCCAGTTGTTAATACAAAATATCATGATTCGAACTTCGGTTTTTCACCAGATGGTAAAACATTATACATCTACAGTGACGAAGGAAATGGTGATATTTATTTTACCAATAACCTTTCTGAAGATACTTGGTCTGAGCCTATAGCATTAAGTGACAATATTAATTCAAGTGGATATAATGAAAAGTCAGTTTCGCAGACTGCTGATGGAAATACCTTATTCTTTGCTAGTAACCGCCCAGGTGGTTTTGGGGGTTTTGATATTTATTATTCAACTAAAAACAAAAAAGGAGAATGGGGACCTTCAAAGAATATTGGAAATGTAATTAATACTGAAGGAGATGAAGATGGTACTTTCATCACTTTTGATGGTAAAACCCTTTATTTCAGTTCTACTGGTCATAATGGCATGGGAGGATTTGATATTTTTAAATCTGAATATGATAGTGCAAGTAGCCAATGGAGTAATCCTGAAAACCTTGGGTATCCTTTAAATACACCTGATGATGATATTTACTTTGTAATGACAAAAGATGGTAAAACGGGTTATTACGCTACTGTTAGAGAAGAGGGGATGGGGTATAATGATATTTACAGAGTTAAAATTGGTGGAGCAGAAGATGATTCAGATAAAAAATTAGAAAGTAAAACCGCTAATGTAGATGAGGGAGAAGAGAAGGAAAAAGAGCAAATAGTTGAGAAGGTAGAAGTAAAAGAAACTCCGGAAGAAAAGCCTACCACAGGTGCACCTGTTAAATTAATGGTCAGAGTTTTAGATGCAGGAAATGGTCAGCCAATTGACGCAAATGTTAAATTGAAAGGTCAGGAGGATAATATTAATGTCCCCGCTGAGAGTAAAGACAACGGGATTTATACGTATGTGATTGTAAGGGAAGAACCTACTAATTTTATGCTTTCTGCTGAAAAGCAAGGGTATATTTTTGCCAATAAAAGAATTTCAATTCCTGCTTCAACAGCTGAAGAGCAAGTGGTAAGACAAACTTTAAGGTTGAGCAAGCCAGAGGTTGGGACATCTAAAACTTTAAGAAATATTTTCTTTGAATTTGGTAAGGCTACCTTTACAACGGAATCTTATGAAGAATTAAATAAGATGGTAAGCTTCATGGAGGCTAATCCTCAAGTGAATGTTGAAATTGCCGGACACACAGATAATGTTGGTGCCGCTTCATTCAATAAAAAACTATCTCAGTTAAGAGCTAATAAAGTAGTTGACTATTTAACTGATAAAGGAATTGATAGAAGACGATTAAACGCAACCGGATATGGTGAAGAGAGACCTATCGTTAGTAATGATGATGAGGTAATGGGAAGAGAGATTAACAGAAGGGTTGAATTTATTGTGAAAGAATAG
- a CDS encoding DUF2795 domain-containing protein, with protein MYWTLELASYLEDAPWPATKDELIDFGIRSGAPLEVVENLQELEDDGQPYENIEEIWPDYPSKEDFFFNEDEY; from the coding sequence ATGTATTGGACATTAGAATTAGCTTCATACTTAGAAGATGCTCCGTGGCCAGCCACTAAAGACGAATTAATCGATTTTGGTATTCGTTCTGGAGCACCATTGGAAGTTGTAGAAAACTTACAAGAATTAGAGGATGATGGTCAGCCTTATGAAAACATAGAGGAGATTTGGCCTGATTATCCATCAAAAGAAGATTTCTTCTTTAATGAGGATGAATATTAG
- a CDS encoding 2-C-methyl-D-erythritol 4-phosphate cytidylyltransferase: protein MKKYAIIVAGGTGKRMGESLPKQFLKLGGTPILIHTLQAFNIADPEIELIITLPKEEIQFWDELNVWHQNYITHKVVAGGETRFHSVKNALEHVDEGLVAIHDGVRPFVSAEIIHESFSLANKKQAVITAVKMKDSVRQLTEDGKSKNIDRSTLRMVQTPQTFSVDLLKSAYNTEFKNHFTDDASVVEAYGKDVSLIEGDYRNIKITTPEDLVIAEALLANK, encoded by the coding sequence ATGAAAAAGTATGCGATAATTGTGGCAGGTGGTACTGGTAAAAGAATGGGAGAGAGTCTTCCTAAACAATTCCTTAAGTTAGGAGGCACCCCCATATTAATCCATACCCTACAGGCATTTAATATAGCTGATCCTGAAATTGAATTGATTATTACCTTACCAAAGGAAGAAATTCAATTCTGGGATGAGCTAAATGTCTGGCACCAAAATTATATAACGCATAAGGTAGTAGCAGGTGGAGAAACTCGTTTTCATTCCGTGAAAAATGCTTTAGAGCATGTAGATGAAGGATTAGTTGCCATTCATGATGGCGTTCGTCCCTTCGTGTCAGCTGAAATAATACATGAATCTTTTAGTTTAGCGAATAAAAAACAAGCCGTGATTACCGCAGTAAAAATGAAAGATTCAGTAAGGCAACTTACAGAAGATGGAAAATCAAAAAACATCGATCGATCCACTTTAAGGATGGTTCAAACGCCACAAACTTTTTCAGTTGATCTTTTAAAATCAGCTTATAATACTGAATTCAAAAATCATTTTACCGATGATGCTTCTGTGGTGGAAGCCTATGGTAAAGATGTCAGCTTGATTGAAGGGGATTATCGAAATATTAAAATTACAACTCCGGAAGATTTGGTAATAGCCGAAGCATTATTAGCCAATAAGTAA
- the yihA gene encoding ribosome biogenesis GTP-binding protein YihA/YsxC: MKRIKNAEFIISNTDFRKSPKTDLAEYAFIGRSNVGKSSLINMLTDRKNLAKTSSRPGKTQLINHFLMDKKWYLVDLPGYGYAKVSKKTNENWGKMISDYLINRENLVCVFVLIDSRLPPQKADVEFLDFVGKKGLPLALIFTKADKQSINKTQKNIAVFKKHMLGSWEEFPPFFISSAEKKSGKEEILGFIDQMNSAWEEQN; encoded by the coding sequence ATGAAGCGAATAAAAAATGCAGAATTTATAATCAGTAATACTGATTTCAGAAAAAGTCCTAAAACTGATTTAGCTGAATACGCTTTCATTGGAAGGTCAAATGTTGGTAAATCTTCATTAATCAATATGCTGACTGACCGAAAGAATCTGGCAAAAACTTCTTCCAGACCAGGCAAAACTCAATTAATTAATCACTTTTTGATGGATAAAAAGTGGTACTTAGTTGATTTACCAGGATACGGTTATGCTAAAGTAAGCAAGAAAACCAATGAAAATTGGGGTAAAATGATTAGTGATTACCTGATTAATAGAGAGAATCTTGTTTGTGTTTTTGTGCTTATTGATTCCAGATTACCTCCTCAAAAAGCCGATGTTGAATTTTTAGATTTCGTAGGTAAAAAAGGATTACCTTTGGCATTAATTTTCACCAAAGCTGATAAACAATCTATTAATAAAACACAGAAAAATATAGCTGTGTTCAAAAAACATATGCTGGGAAGCTGGGAAGAATTCCCTCCCTTCTTTATTAGTTCTGCAGAAAAAAAATCAGGTAAAGAGGAAATTTTAGGATTTATTGACCAAATGAATTCTGCCTGGGAAGAGCAGAATTAA
- the ettA gene encoding energy-dependent translational throttle protein EttA has translation MSDEKIIFSMAGVSKIYPPKKTVLKDIYLSFYYGAKIGVLGLNGSGKSSLLKIIAGIDKDYQGEVVASKEYSVGLLEQEPELDPNKTVKEVVEEGVAETVNLLKEFEEINEKFADPEVLDNPDKMNDLIEQQAKVQEKLDHVNAWELDSKLEQAMDALRTPPADSPVKNLSGGEKRRVALCRLLLQEPDVLLLDEPTNHLDAESVHWLEHHLQQYKGTVIAVTHDRYFLDNVAGWILELDRGEGIPWKGNYSSWLDQKQKRLAQEEKTESKRQKTLQRELEWVRMAPKARQAKSKARLSSYEKMLDEEGKEKEQKLELFIPPGPRLGSKVIEAKGVAKAYGDKLLYEDLNFSLPQGGIVGIIGPNGAGKTTLFKLITGKEEPDAGTFEVGETVKISYVDQEHDNLDPNKSVWENISEGNEWIQLGNNKINSRAYVSKFNFAGADQEKKVGVLSGGERNRVHLAMSIKQEANLLLLDEPTNDLDVNTLRALEEGLENFAGCAVIISHDRWFLDRICTHILAFEGDSQVYWFEGNFSDYEENRKKRLGDDAIPKRIKYKKLTR, from the coding sequence ATGAGTGACGAAAAAATAATCTTTTCTATGGCGGGGGTTTCCAAAATCTACCCTCCCAAAAAAACAGTTTTAAAGGATATATACTTATCATTTTATTATGGCGCTAAAATCGGTGTTTTAGGGCTTAATGGTTCAGGTAAATCTTCATTGCTGAAAATTATTGCTGGTATTGATAAAGATTACCAAGGCGAAGTGGTAGCTTCAAAAGAATATTCAGTTGGTTTGTTAGAGCAGGAGCCAGAGCTCGATCCTAATAAAACGGTAAAAGAAGTAGTGGAAGAAGGTGTAGCGGAAACGGTTAATCTTTTAAAAGAATTCGAAGAGATAAATGAGAAATTCGCTGATCCGGAAGTGCTGGATAATCCTGATAAAATGAATGATTTAATTGAACAACAAGCAAAAGTTCAAGAGAAATTAGATCATGTTAATGCTTGGGAGCTTGATAGTAAATTAGAACAGGCTATGGATGCATTGAGAACTCCACCAGCTGACTCACCAGTTAAAAATTTATCAGGGGGTGAAAAACGTAGAGTAGCGCTTTGTAGACTTTTACTTCAAGAACCAGACGTTTTATTATTAGATGAGCCCACTAACCATTTAGATGCTGAGTCTGTGCATTGGTTAGAACATCATTTGCAACAATATAAAGGAACGGTAATTGCCGTTACTCACGATCGTTATTTCCTAGATAATGTTGCTGGCTGGATTTTAGAATTAGATAGAGGTGAAGGCATTCCATGGAAAGGAAATTACTCAAGCTGGTTAGACCAGAAGCAAAAAAGATTGGCTCAGGAAGAAAAGACTGAATCAAAAAGGCAAAAAACTTTGCAGCGTGAGTTAGAGTGGGTAAGAATGGCTCCAAAAGCACGTCAAGCTAAATCAAAAGCGCGTTTAAGTTCTTATGAGAAGATGCTCGATGAAGAGGGTAAGGAAAAAGAACAAAAACTAGAGCTTTTTATACCGCCAGGCCCTAGATTAGGTAGCAAGGTGATTGAGGCTAAAGGCGTTGCCAAGGCTTATGGTGATAAGTTATTATATGAAGATTTAAATTTCTCTCTACCACAAGGGGGTATTGTTGGAATTATCGGTCCTAATGGTGCAGGTAAAACCACATTATTTAAATTAATTACGGGCAAAGAAGAGCCAGATGCTGGTACTTTTGAGGTAGGAGAAACTGTGAAAATCTCTTATGTAGATCAGGAACATGATAATCTTGATCCTAATAAATCTGTTTGGGAAAATATATCTGAAGGGAATGAATGGATTCAGTTAGGGAATAATAAGATCAACTCAAGAGCATACGTAAGTAAGTTTAATTTTGCAGGTGCTGATCAAGAAAAGAAAGTAGGAGTATTGTCAGGTGGAGAGCGAAATAGAGTTCACCTTGCCATGTCAATTAAGCAAGAAGCGAATTTATTATTGCTTGATGAGCCTACTAACGATTTGGATGTAAATACACTACGTGCATTAGAGGAGGGTTTAGAAAACTTCGCAGGTTGTGCAGTAATAATAAGTCACGATAGATGGTTCTTAGATAGAATTTGTACCCATATTTTAGCCTTTGAAGGGGATTCTCAAGTATATTGGTTTGAAGGAAACTTTTCTGATTATGAAGAGAATAGAAAGAAAAGGCTTGGCGATGATGCAATTCCTAAAAGAATAAAATATAAAAAGCTTACTAGATAG
- a CDS encoding VOC family protein — protein MREEDYTIPSQTKIGHVHLKVSDLDRALDFYNGLLGFEITQKLGDQAAFLSAGGYHHHIGLNTWQSKGASPAPNYAPGLFHTAIVYPSRKALAEIFLKIREAKYRFTGAADHGVSEALYLDDPDGNGVELYWDRPKEQWPTTADGEIDMYTRPLDLESLLSELED, from the coding sequence ATGAGAGAGGAAGACTATACAATCCCTTCTCAAACCAAAATAGGGCATGTTCATTTAAAAGTGTCCGATTTAGATCGAGCTTTAGATTTTTATAATGGTCTATTAGGATTTGAGATTACTCAAAAATTAGGAGATCAGGCGGCATTTTTATCAGCAGGGGGCTATCACCATCACATTGGCTTAAATACTTGGCAAAGCAAAGGGGCTAGTCCAGCCCCTAATTATGCTCCAGGATTATTTCATACCGCAATCGTTTACCCAAGTAGGAAGGCTTTGGCTGAGATTTTTCTTAAAATCAGAGAAGCCAAGTATCGTTTTACCGGTGCAGCAGATCATGGAGTTTCTGAAGCCTTGTATTTGGATGATCCGGACGGAAATGGAGTCGAATTGTATTGGGACAGACCAAAAGAGCAGTGGCCGACAACTGCTGATGGTGAAATAGACATGTATACCAGACCGCTGGATTTGGAGAGCTTATTAAGTGAATTAGAGGACTAA
- a CDS encoding DUF349 domain-containing protein: MTELQQELAFVENGKVILKEQEGFPQREIGEVKDDEASAFQFFQDRYETLKEKVDKVQHQIETEDNKGSFLMKVLNLRESLSSYDGIGDFVALKERLDMLEKMLEDYISQNRKRNLDVKTTLVEEAKSYAANPDWKEATEKLKELRQRWIRVGAVDEDKKEEIENAFQAIYDEFYEKKKSFYEAKKEMMVTREKQYEALIEKAKKLQSQEKDSDQLAKKVESLVQEWKELENIPKDKYANLLKEFKKYTHRKSSGKASKATKKENNDKEKTSLLNELKEAKTLDSDKAVEIAKSIQQKWKNLGKTFDHSLNDEYFTLNDYIFEKHFLESLFKKKAKKDLGEKDAVKFKMNILRDLIARDQKELNVFEENLEKFNLGTQKLDKLVGYKHEKQKRKLTVKQQIMDELRDLNKNLK, encoded by the coding sequence TTGACTGAATTACAGCAAGAATTGGCTTTCGTTGAAAACGGAAAGGTAATCTTAAAAGAACAAGAAGGTTTTCCTCAAAGAGAAATCGGTGAAGTAAAAGATGATGAAGCATCTGCTTTTCAGTTTTTTCAAGATCGATATGAAACCTTAAAAGAAAAGGTTGATAAAGTTCAGCACCAAATAGAGACTGAAGACAACAAAGGTTCTTTTTTGATGAAAGTACTTAATTTAAGAGAGTCTCTTTCTTCTTATGATGGTATTGGAGATTTTGTAGCCTTAAAAGAGCGTCTAGATATGTTGGAGAAAATGCTTGAGGATTACATAAGCCAAAACAGAAAACGTAATCTTGATGTCAAAACTACTTTGGTTGAAGAAGCGAAAAGCTATGCTGCGAATCCTGATTGGAAAGAAGCTACTGAAAAATTAAAAGAGCTTCGACAGCGCTGGATTAGAGTTGGTGCCGTAGATGAAGATAAGAAAGAAGAGATTGAAAATGCTTTCCAGGCTATTTATGATGAGTTTTATGAAAAGAAAAAATCATTTTATGAAGCTAAGAAAGAAATGATGGTTACAAGAGAAAAGCAATATGAAGCTTTAATTGAAAAAGCTAAAAAATTGCAATCTCAAGAAAAAGATAGTGATCAGTTAGCTAAAAAAGTTGAATCTTTAGTACAGGAATGGAAAGAATTAGAAAATATCCCTAAGGATAAATATGCTAACTTATTAAAAGAGTTTAAAAAGTATACCCATAGAAAATCATCTGGCAAAGCTTCTAAAGCCACTAAGAAAGAGAATAACGATAAGGAAAAGACTAGTTTATTAAATGAATTAAAAGAAGCCAAAACTCTTGATTCTGATAAAGCTGTTGAAATAGCAAAATCAATCCAACAGAAATGGAAAAACCTTGGTAAAACTTTTGATCATTCATTAAATGATGAATACTTTACCTTAAATGACTATATTTTTGAAAAGCACTTTTTGGAGTCCTTATTTAAAAAGAAGGCTAAAAAAGATTTAGGTGAAAAAGATGCTGTTAAATTTAAAATGAATATTTTAAGAGATTTAATAGCTAGAGACCAAAAAGAATTAAATGTATTTGAAGAAAACCTAGAAAAATTTAATTTAGGAACTCAGAAACTAGATAAATTGGTAGGTTATAAACATGAAAAACAAAAAAGAAAGCTTACTGTAAAACAACAAATCATGGATGAATTACGTGATTTGAACAAAAATTTAAAATAA